A stretch of Leptospira terpstrae serovar Hualin str. LT 11-33 = ATCC 700639 DNA encodes these proteins:
- a CDS encoding CopG family ribbon-helix-helix protein, whose protein sequence is MNQTVNISFEKALLKEIDKIAKREHRSRSELIREAARTYIEKKSKWQAIFDFGTKSVERSNLTEADIFAEIKAFRKNRKAS, encoded by the coding sequence ATGAATCAGACAGTAAATATCTCTTTCGAAAAAGCACTTTTAAAAGAAATTGATAAAATTGCAAAAAGAGAACATAGATCCAGATCTGAACTGATTCGTGAGGCAGCAAGGACTTACATTGAGAAAAAATCTAAGTGGCAAGCTATCTTCGATTTCGGTACGAAGTCAGTAGAAAGATCAAATCTTACAGAAGCTGACATTTTTGCAGAAATTAAAGCTTTTAGAAAAAATAGAAAAGCTTCTTAA